One window of bacterium genomic DNA carries:
- a CDS encoding PAS domain S-box protein, giving the protein MDSAGRDKLGNFEGEHSKRGVDGEEIKDLSNIDDLRACIKKALDDEKLLEQMFTLLKTGIEGRKGSLYIPELGVTYDFLAQLLDNVKVGIVIFSKDGKPLFSNSTARQMLGISADYAGKGVIPPHLEKFFHEEFMEKLFKPAIEAGSPVKGVLRCEMNGKTLYLDGVVSPLTILGQEKCFIVGFIDVTDLYDLRTKFEQASREWELVFDSISSMIVFVDNEYKILKLNAAAHELAGKKFKDGMKCYELFHNLSEPP; this is encoded by the coding sequence ATGGATAGTGCGGGGAGAGATAAATTGGGAAATTTTGAGGGCGAACATAGCAAAAGAGGTGTTGATGGTGAAGAAATAAAGGATTTAAGCAATATCGATGATTTGCGCGCATGTATAAAAAAAGCGCTTGATGACGAGAAATTACTCGAGCAGATGTTTACACTGCTTAAAACAGGCATTGAAGGGCGGAAAGGTAGCCTGTATATCCCGGAGCTTGGTGTTACCTATGATTTTCTCGCACAGTTGCTGGATAATGTCAAGGTAGGAATAGTTATTTTTTCAAAGGATGGTAAACCGTTGTTTTCAAATTCCACAGCTCGGCAAATGCTTGGCATAAGCGCTGACTACGCTGGAAAAGGAGTGATTCCACCTCATCTTGAGAAATTCTTCCACGAAGAGTTTATGGAGAAGCTTTTCAAACCTGCTATAGAAGCCGGTTCTCCTGTAAAAGGTGTTCTTAGGTGCGAAATGAACGGGAAAACCTTGTATCTTGATGGTGTAGTTTCGCCTTTGACGATCCTGGGACAGGAAAAGTGTTTTATAGTGGGGTTCATTGATGTGACCGACTTATATGATCTCAGGACAAAATTCGAGCAAGCTTCACGAGAATGGGAGTTGGTTTTCGACAGCATTTCTTCAATGATAGTGTTTGTCGATAACGAATACAAGATCTTGAAACTTAATGCGGCTGCCCATGAACTCGCAGGCAAAAAATTTAAAGACGGTATGAAGTGTTACGAGCTTTTCCATAATTTGTCTGAACCGCCT